AGGGATAACCCTAGTAACCCTAGATGAGGAAGTACTCCCAGATAACATGATCCACTTCCTGAAGAGTGAACTTGAACCCGTTTCAAACCTTAACATAAATGAGATAGAATTATTAAATAATCCTCAAAACTAAGAACATGAAAGCCCAAGAGTTAGGGATTAAAATTGGCGTGTTTAAGCCAGGGAAGAGAAACAAAATAACTGACGTTAAAGGAGTTAAAGTGGGACACGTAACATTAATCAAGGGAAAAGGGAAGCTGATACCAGGAAAGGGACCAGTAAGAACAGGTGTTACCGCAATACTACCACACGAAGGGAACATATACAAAGAGAAAGTTCTAGCAGGAGCTTTCGTAATGAACGGGTATTCTAAGCCAGTTGGCTTGATCCAGCTTTGGGAGCTGGGAACTATAGAAACCCCAATAATATTGACGAACACGTTGAGCATTGGAACGGCCGTTGAAGGCCTTTTAGATTACATTCTAGAGGAGAATGAAGACATAGGCGTTACAACTGGTTCAGTTAACCCCCTAGTGCTGGAGTGCAACGATTCATACCTTAATGACATCAGGGGAAGGCACGTCAAGAGGGAACATGTGGTTGAGGCAATAAAGAGAGCAGATGAAGACTTTGAAGAAGGAGCAGTAGGAGCTGGAACCGGAATGAGCGCCTTTGAATTCAAAGGAGGAATAGGATCCGCTTCAAGGATAGTGGAAATAGAGGGTAAGAAATATACCGTGGGGGCACTAGTTCTTAGCAACTTTGGAAGGAGGGAAGATCTAACGATCGCTGGAGTTCCAGTTGGATTGGAACTTAAAAATTGGCCAGGAAGAGGGGGAGAGGGAAAAGGGAGCATTATAATGATAATAGCAACCGATGCCCCCCTAACGGGTAGGCAATTAAATAGGGTAGCCAAGAGGGCCATTGTAGGGCTGGCCAGAACGGGTGGATACGCTTACAATGGGAGCGGGGATATAGCGGTAGCATTCTCAACGGCCAATAGGATTAAACACTATGAAAAGGAGGTCATCGAAATAAAAGCGCTCCCAGATTCTGTAATCTCTCCCCTGTTTAAGGCCACTGCTGAAGCAGTGGAAGAGGCCATAATAAATTCCCTGCTAGAGGCAAGAACGATGGATGGAAGAGATAACCATGTTAGGTATGCACTTCCAAAAGAGGAGTTGCTAAGGATAATGAGGAGATACGGGAGGTTGGAGGAATGAAGTTCATAGTGAAAACTCAGATGGATATGGAAGCGGTCGCAGGTAACTACATAAGGGAAGTCCTTCCAAACGCTAAAGTTACGATAGCCCCAGAGGGATATCCTGGGATAGTAATAGTTGAGAGCGAAGAGGAAAACGCCTTACAAAAGATATTAGAAGTCCCAGAGGTGGAAAAAGTTTACCCGGTATTAATTGAGGTTCCAGCCAACCTTGATTCCATAAAAAGTGCAGCGGATGAAATTGTAAAATATATAAAGGAAGGAGAGACATTCGCAGTTAGGACAAAGAAGAGGGGAAAAAGAGATTTCTCGAGCGTGGATGTTAACGTGGTGCTCGGGGCTAGAATAAAAGATTTAACGAACGCAGAGGTCAATTTAAGCTATCCGGATAAAGTTGTTCAGGTGGAGATAATAGGGGAGAAAGCGTACATCTCGGTAATACCTGGGAAAGAATACACGAAATGGAAGAAGTACCCAAAGGATAAGCCCGACTGCAGGAAGCTATTTAGGAAGTTAACTATCGTCCAAATGCCGTACTGGGGAGATTATAAAACTGCTAGAGCTTTCGGAGAAAAGATAGGTAGAG
This Pyrococcus horikoshii OT3 DNA region includes the following protein-coding sequences:
- a CDS encoding P1 family peptidase; the protein is MKAQELGIKIGVFKPGKRNKITDVKGVKVGHVTLIKGKGKLIPGKGPVRTGVTAILPHEGNIYKEKVLAGAFVMNGYSKPVGLIQLWELGTIETPIILTNTLSIGTAVEGLLDYILEENEDIGVTTGSVNPLVLECNDSYLNDIRGRHVKREHVVEAIKRADEDFEEGAVGAGTGMSAFEFKGGIGSASRIVEIEGKKYTVGALVLSNFGRREDLTIAGVPVGLELKNWPGRGGEGKGSIIMIIATDAPLTGRQLNRVAKRAIVGLARTGGYAYNGSGDIAVAFSTANRIKHYEKEVIEIKALPDSVISPLFKATAEAVEEAIINSLLEARTMDGRDNHVRYALPKEELLRIMRRYGRLEE
- a CDS encoding SPOUT family RNA methylase gives rise to the protein MKFIVKTQMDMEAVAGNYIREVLPNAKVTIAPEGYPGIVIVESEEENALQKILEVPEVEKVYPVLIEVPANLDSIKSAADEIVKYIKEGETFAVRTKKRGKRDFSSVDVNVVLGARIKDLTNAEVNLSYPDKVVQVEIIGEKAYISVIPGKEYTKWKKYPKDKPDCRKLFRKLTIVQMPYWGDYKTARAFGEKIGRAAQAFEVKELIIAPKEKMNAYELMAFIRGVKEGQESRYQIQKEAYPWEVEKVPVTVWDLYQVIRDKRRNRRLIIITDPKGPTLNEVKDKLARDMYYAKEIIIFIGSREGIPIGLFRFADYVVDLAPYMTFATEHGIPATLVALWTIYEEELRRRGEIND